The following are encoded in a window of Corynebacterium marinum DSM 44953 genomic DNA:
- the pstA gene encoding phosphate ABC transporter permease PstA — MTNNAIAPASTPLESQSVFSHISSRRKTTNSLATFLVYATMVIAMIPLVWVLWTVISRGLAPVLTLDWWTASQQGVLYHSPGGGALHAIVGTFTQTLIASVLSIPIGLFTAIYLVEYANGNRLGRITTFMVDILTGVPSIVAALFVFTTWITLFGFERSGMAVALSLVLLMVPVVVRNTEEMLRVVPMDLREASYALGVPKWKTIAKIVLPTALSGIVTGIMLSVARVMGESAPVLILVGSTQALNWDAMTGPQSSLPLMMLDMYKAGTSPAVLDKLWGAAFTLVLIIALLNVGARIISAKFSVKQ; from the coding sequence ATGACCAACAACGCCATCGCTCCCGCATCCACCCCGCTGGAATCCCAGAGCGTATTCAGCCACATCTCCTCGCGTCGTAAGACGACCAACTCCCTCGCCACGTTCCTGGTGTACGCCACCATGGTCATTGCGATGATCCCCCTCGTGTGGGTTCTCTGGACAGTCATCTCCCGCGGCCTCGCCCCTGTGCTCACCCTCGACTGGTGGACCGCCTCCCAGCAGGGTGTGCTCTACCATTCCCCGGGCGGCGGTGCACTGCACGCCATCGTAGGCACTTTCACCCAGACGCTGATCGCTTCGGTCCTGTCCATCCCGATCGGCCTGTTCACCGCGATCTACCTGGTCGAGTACGCCAACGGCAACCGCCTCGGCCGCATCACCACCTTCATGGTGGACATCCTGACCGGTGTCCCCTCCATCGTCGCCGCGCTGTTCGTCTTCACCACCTGGATCACCCTCTTCGGATTCGAGCGTTCCGGCATGGCTGTCGCGCTGTCGCTGGTTCTGCTCATGGTCCCGGTCGTCGTCCGCAACACCGAGGAGATGCTCCGCGTCGTCCCGATGGACCTGCGTGAGGCCTCCTACGCGCTGGGTGTGCCGAAGTGGAAGACCATCGCGAAGATCGTCCTCCCGACCGCGCTGTCCGGCATCGTCACCGGCATCATGCTGTCGGTCGCCCGCGTCATGGGCGAGTCCGCGCCGGTGCTCATCCTCGTGGGTTCCACGCAGGCCCTCAACTGGGACGCGATGACCGGCCCGCAGTCCTCGCTGCCCCTGATGATGCTCGACATGTACAAGGCGGGAACCTCCCCGGCCGTCCTGGACAAGCTGTGGGGCGCCGCCTTCACCCTGGTCCTCATCATCGCGCTGCTCAACGTCGGCGCCCGAATCATCTCCGCGAAGTTCTCGGTTAAGCAGTAG
- the mshD gene encoding mycothiol synthase: MKIEPIDLPARPELADAARALLIDAARTDGVDAFSEQFLLGLADARLGHRHILALDEGRLLGLAACDGSSCELAVAPDARRRGVATALLAELGGRDVWAHGNLPAARSLADGLGRTMTRRLLVMAVEGEALQEVARFEPRADVEALDLAESVERFGRDAVEEAWLSANNEAFSWHPEQGGWDRARLARAQEADWFAEEDVLFLWAAGEPVMAGFHWTKWHTEEDPAFGEVYVVGLASAFRGRGLGDPLLRLGLAHMAGKGAGRVILYVEAENEPAVRVYRNLGFAIVEEHAVWSQS; the protein is encoded by the coding sequence ATGAAGATCGAGCCCATTGACCTGCCCGCCCGCCCCGAACTCGCCGACGCCGCCCGCGCCCTGCTCATCGACGCCGCCCGCACGGACGGCGTCGACGCTTTTTCCGAGCAGTTCCTGCTCGGCCTCGCCGACGCGCGCCTGGGCCACCGGCATATCCTCGCACTCGACGAGGGGCGGCTGCTCGGCCTGGCGGCCTGCGACGGCTCCTCCTGCGAGCTGGCCGTCGCGCCCGACGCGCGCAGGAGGGGTGTCGCGACGGCACTGCTCGCGGAACTGGGGGGCCGCGACGTGTGGGCCCACGGCAACCTTCCGGCCGCCCGCTCCCTGGCGGACGGTCTCGGGCGGACCATGACGCGCCGGCTGCTGGTCATGGCAGTGGAGGGCGAGGCGCTGCAGGAGGTGGCGCGCTTCGAGCCGCGGGCGGACGTCGAGGCCCTCGACCTCGCGGAGTCGGTGGAGCGTTTCGGCCGGGACGCGGTCGAAGAAGCGTGGCTGTCGGCCAACAACGAGGCCTTCTCCTGGCACCCTGAGCAGGGCGGCTGGGACCGCGCACGTCTCGCCCGGGCGCAGGAGGCCGACTGGTTCGCGGAGGAGGACGTCCTCTTCCTGTGGGCCGCGGGTGAGCCGGTGATGGCGGGTTTCCACTGGACCAAGTGGCACACCGAAGAAGACCCCGCCTTCGGCGAGGTATATGTGGTGGGCCTCGCCTCGGCGTTCCGCGGGCGGGGACTGGGTGATCCGCTGCTGCGCCTGGGTCTCGCGCACATGGCGGGCAAGGGCGCCGGGCGGGTGATCCTCTATGTGGAGGCGGAGAATGAGCCTGCCGTGCGGGTCTACCGGAACCTGGGTTTCGCGATCGTCGAGGAGCATGCCGTGTGGTCGCAGAGCTGA
- the pstS gene encoding phosphate ABC transporter substrate-binding protein PstS: MIRNFKRTAAILGVVAAGSVTLVACGDSDNGSTTETTAAAIEGLSGTTGQLVAEGASSQQNAMDYFGQKYQEAVSGATLAYTASGSGSGRTNFVGGQVAFAGSDSPLSEDQVAPAAERCEGNDAWHLPFVIGPVAIAYNLEGVDELNLSIENVAKIFKGEITKWNDEAISAENEGVELPDTDISVVYRSDESGTTDNFQKFLGAAAGDVWETEGQQFPAGVGEGANGSNGVASQVSAIDGGITYVESGFATQQGLGVANLDFGAGPVELNTESVGVALDNLEFATEGNDMVVDTDALFASNAEGSYPLILTTYEIVCSAGYDETTSAMVKDFLNVALESQDEGLAELGYIPVTGAHAERLSTAVEAIQ, translated from the coding sequence GTGATCCGCAACTTCAAGCGCACCGCTGCCATCCTGGGCGTCGTCGCCGCTGGCTCTGTCACCCTCGTCGCCTGTGGCGACTCCGACAACGGCTCCACCACCGAAACCACCGCAGCCGCCATTGAGGGCCTGTCGGGCACCACCGGCCAGCTCGTCGCCGAGGGCGCTTCCTCGCAGCAGAACGCCATGGACTACTTCGGTCAGAAGTACCAGGAGGCTGTGTCCGGCGCGACCCTGGCTTACACCGCTTCCGGCTCCGGCTCCGGCCGCACGAACTTCGTCGGTGGCCAGGTTGCCTTCGCGGGCTCCGACTCCCCGCTGTCCGAGGACCAGGTCGCACCGGCTGCAGAGCGCTGCGAGGGCAACGACGCATGGCACCTGCCCTTCGTTATCGGCCCGGTCGCCATCGCCTACAACCTCGAGGGCGTCGACGAGCTGAACCTGTCCATCGAGAACGTCGCCAAGATCTTCAAGGGCGAGATCACCAAGTGGAACGATGAGGCCATCTCCGCCGAGAACGAGGGTGTCGAGCTGCCGGACACCGACATTTCTGTCGTCTACCGTTCCGACGAGTCGGGCACCACCGACAACTTCCAGAAGTTCCTCGGCGCAGCCGCCGGCGACGTCTGGGAGACCGAGGGCCAGCAGTTCCCGGCCGGTGTCGGCGAGGGCGCCAACGGCTCCAACGGTGTCGCCTCCCAGGTGTCCGCCATCGACGGCGGCATCACCTACGTGGAGTCCGGCTTCGCCACCCAGCAGGGCCTGGGCGTAGCCAACCTTGACTTCGGCGCCGGTCCGGTCGAGCTGAACACCGAATCCGTGGGTGTCGCCCTGGACAACCTCGAGTTCGCCACCGAGGGCAACGACATGGTCGTCGACACCGACGCACTCTTCGCCTCCAACGCCGAGGGTTCCTACCCGCTCATCCTCACCACCTACGAGATCGTCTGCTCCGCCGGCTATGACGAGACCACCTCCGCCATGGTGAAGGACTTCCTCAACGTCGCCCTGGAGTCCCAGGATGAGGGCCTCGCCGAGCTGGGCTACATCCCGGTCACCGGTGCCCACGCTGAGCGTCTGTCTACCGCCGTCGAGGCCATCCAGTAA
- a CDS encoding LmeA family phospholipid-binding protein, whose product MYVPRLPFIILTALAVLIGVGWLADSVAASRVERHISTAVEEQAGLEVSPRVNVGGAPYLAALFTGEIPSVSVHALDVDVEGLGMVNAQTEFTKVTVSPGQVLSGEIAGAPASSFTRTLRLDGVALGRLLDMTDLDIAHPYDVSPAGGTAAEAQLTGTPFNRREPVTVIVDLRLVGNEFHMTPRELVDAPADLSPTGADDVRAAFTLSLDTRTLPLAGRASRVNMSGGSIFFEAERPNVPVRLADLSPVDASGTG is encoded by the coding sequence GTGTACGTTCCCCGTCTGCCGTTCATCATTCTCACCGCCCTCGCGGTCCTGATCGGCGTGGGCTGGCTGGCCGACAGCGTCGCCGCCTCACGGGTCGAACGGCACATCTCGACGGCCGTCGAGGAGCAGGCAGGCCTCGAGGTCAGCCCGCGCGTCAACGTCGGCGGAGCGCCCTACCTCGCCGCCCTGTTCACGGGGGAGATCCCCTCAGTGAGCGTGCACGCCCTCGACGTCGATGTCGAGGGCCTCGGGATGGTCAACGCCCAGACGGAGTTCACCAAGGTCACCGTCAGCCCCGGGCAGGTCCTCAGCGGCGAGATCGCCGGCGCCCCGGCGTCGTCCTTCACCCGGACGCTGCGTCTCGACGGGGTGGCCCTCGGCAGGCTCCTGGACATGACCGACCTGGACATCGCCCACCCCTACGACGTCTCCCCGGCCGGCGGCACAGCGGCGGAGGCGCAGCTCACCGGAACGCCGTTCAACCGGCGCGAGCCGGTCACCGTCATCGTCGACCTGCGGCTCGTGGGCAACGAATTCCACATGACGCCCCGCGAGCTTGTCGACGCCCCCGCCGACCTCTCCCCCACCGGAGCCGACGACGTCCGGGCGGCTTTCACCCTCTCCCTGGACACCAGGACGCTGCCGTTGGCGGGGCGGGCCAGCAGGGTCAACATGTCCGGCGGCTCCATCTTCTTCGAGGCGGAGCGCCCCAACGTCCCGGTGCGCCTGGCAGATCTCTCCCCTGTCGATGCTTCCGGTACCGGGTGA
- the pstC gene encoding phosphate ABC transporter permease subunit PstC, which translates to MASNRPTTEGQVTKAGEPVIANSVATIGNSEQPNTSGHSGLKASGSVKRPGDRIFEFLSTASATLITVLIAAIGAFLIWRAVPSLNRNSEGFIGFFTYSGPWDTSNTEAMQFGIPNLFAATVLISVVALLIAMPIALGIAVFLSNYAPKRAVKPIGYLVDMLAAVPSIVYGLWGWQVLGPFLTNFYTWMESWAGGFFLFTVYSNSPSFATGRNILTGGIVLAVMILPVIAATAREVFVQTPRGQIEAALALGATRWEVVRMTVLPFGLSGYISGSMLGLGRALGETMALYMVVSPSSAFRFSLFDGGTTFATAIANAAPEFNDDIRAGAYIAAGLVLFLLTFVVNSIARAIVAKK; encoded by the coding sequence ATGGCAAGCAATCGTCCCACCACAGAGGGTCAGGTGACCAAGGCCGGAGAGCCCGTCATCGCCAACTCCGTGGCCACCATCGGAAACTCGGAGCAGCCGAACACGTCCGGCCACTCGGGCCTGAAGGCGTCCGGAAGCGTCAAGCGCCCCGGCGACCGGATCTTCGAGTTCCTGTCCACCGCCTCAGCGACACTGATCACGGTCCTCATCGCCGCCATCGGCGCCTTCCTCATCTGGCGCGCCGTTCCGTCGTTGAACCGTAACTCCGAGGGCTTCATCGGTTTCTTCACCTACTCGGGTCCCTGGGACACCTCCAACACCGAAGCAATGCAGTTCGGTATCCCGAACCTTTTCGCGGCGACGGTGCTCATCTCTGTGGTGGCGCTGCTCATCGCGATGCCGATCGCCCTCGGCATCGCGGTGTTCCTCTCCAACTACGCGCCGAAGCGCGCGGTCAAGCCGATCGGCTACCTGGTCGACATGCTGGCCGCGGTGCCCTCCATCGTCTACGGACTGTGGGGCTGGCAGGTGCTGGGTCCGTTCCTGACCAACTTCTACACCTGGATGGAGAGCTGGGCGGGCGGTTTCTTCCTGTTCACCGTCTACTCCAACTCCCCGTCCTTCGCCACCGGACGCAACATCCTCACTGGTGGCATCGTCCTTGCAGTGATGATCCTGCCGGTCATCGCGGCGACTGCACGCGAGGTCTTCGTCCAGACCCCGCGCGGCCAGATCGAGGCCGCGCTCGCGCTGGGCGCCACCCGCTGGGAGGTCGTGCGGATGACCGTGCTGCCCTTCGGCCTCTCCGGCTACATTTCCGGCTCCATGCTGGGCCTCGGTCGAGCGCTGGGTGAGACCATGGCTCTCTACATGGTCGTCTCCCCGTCCTCGGCGTTCCGTTTCTCCCTGTTCGACGGCGGCACGACATTCGCGACCGCCATCGCCAACGCTGCCCCTGAGTTCAACGATGATATTCGAGCCGGCGCCTACATCGCCGCGGGTCTGGTGCTGTTCCTCCTGACCTTCGTCGTCAACTCCATCGCCCGCGCCATTGTGGCCAAGAAGTAG